Proteins from a single region of Bacteroidales bacterium:
- the tpiA gene encoding triose-phosphate isomerase yields MRKNIIAGNWKMNKTLAEGVQLAKDIKAAVDAAGSIQCDVVVAPPFLHLTEVSKVVGSKIGVSAQNCAAEASGAYTGEVSAAMIKSAGVNYVIIGHSERRTYYGETDAILAKKVKLALENQLTPIFCVGEELAQRDSGKHFETVYGQLKDGLFDLSADDFKKIVIAYEPVWAIGTGRTATPEQAQEVHAFIRKSITEKYGEEVAKGITIQYGGSMNENNAKELLACPDIDGGLIGGASLVAEKFIKIITSF; encoded by the coding sequence ATGAGGAAGAATATCATAGCAGGCAATTGGAAAATGAATAAAACCCTTGCCGAAGGAGTTCAGTTGGCAAAAGACATCAAAGCAGCTGTAGATGCGGCCGGAAGCATTCAATGCGACGTTGTTGTTGCCCCCCCTTTCCTGCATCTGACAGAAGTATCAAAGGTGGTAGGTAGCAAAATCGGTGTTTCCGCACAAAACTGTGCTGCCGAAGCATCCGGTGCATATACCGGTGAAGTTTCCGCAGCCATGATCAAAAGCGCCGGTGTTAATTATGTAATCATCGGACACTCTGAGCGCCGTACCTATTACGGGGAAACCGATGCCATCCTTGCAAAAAAAGTGAAGCTGGCACTGGAAAATCAGTTAACGCCTATATTCTGTGTTGGTGAAGAATTGGCACAACGTGATAGTGGAAAACATTTCGAAACCGTATACGGCCAATTAAAAGATGGATTATTCGACCTCTCTGCCGATGATTTCAAAAAGATCGTTATTGCTTATGAACCGGTATGGGCCATCGGAACAGGACGTACTGCCACACCTGAACAAGCCCAGGAAGTACATGCCTTTATCCGGAAATCCATTACTGAGAAATACGGCGAAGAAGTAGCAAAAGGGATTACCATACAATATGGCGGCAGCATGAACGAAAATAACGCCAAAGAACTGCTCGCATGTCCTGATATCGATGGTGGACTGATTGGTGGTGCATCGTTGGTTGCAGAAAAATTCATTAAAATTATTACATCGTTTTAA
- a CDS encoding chloride channel protein, with translation MNRSAIAHIKIIHWISERISQQRLIILLSFIIGIVVGLAAVLLKNTVHALTLFFTGHINSFSANWLYFICPFVGILLTVLFVRFFVKEDIVHGITRILFAISKKNSQLKPHNMYSSMIGSSLTVGFGGSVGLESPIVLTGSAIGSNIGQWFRLNYKTTTLLIGCGAAGAIGGIFSAPVAAVVFALEVLMLDLTTASIIPLLISAVTATAISWLLMGKGAVFSFTVMDPLVLQNLPYYVVLGLFTGFIAIYFTRSTKYIENLMDRLGKTYLRWDKKSRKFVKEEITGKRILVFQRLIIGGSIVGLLIFLCPPLFGEGYEALKMILSGRSADLLNGSVFYNVKDNQYWLLAFLSLVLVLKVIAMAVTTGSGGVGGIFAPTLFMGGVSGFILAKVINMIPIFSVSDKNFVMAGMAGMMAGVMHAPLTAIFLITEITGGHGLFVPISFTAAFSFITARYIEPHSIYTSRLAKRGELITHDKDKAILTLLKTNKLIEKDFITVHPEDTLGDLVKYISKSKRNIFPVIDQNAKFIGVVLLDNIRNIIFEPEQYKETLVSSLVTPAPSLIEINETMDAVMNKFEKTGAWNLPVVENGKYIGFLSKSKIFSSYRTLLQQFYEE, from the coding sequence GTGAACCGGTCTGCCATTGCACACATAAAAATCATACACTGGATATCAGAAAGAATCTCACAACAAAGGCTGATCATCCTGTTAAGTTTCATTATCGGAATAGTGGTGGGATTAGCTGCCGTATTATTGAAAAATACTGTCCATGCGCTAACCCTCTTCTTTACCGGACATATCAATAGTTTTTCGGCCAACTGGTTGTATTTTATCTGTCCTTTTGTCGGTATTCTATTAACGGTCCTGTTTGTCCGGTTCTTTGTCAAAGAAGACATTGTACACGGAATCACACGGATATTATTCGCCATATCCAAGAAAAACAGCCAGCTCAAACCGCACAATATGTATTCGTCCATGATCGGCTCTTCACTGACGGTCGGATTCGGGGGATCGGTCGGGTTGGAATCACCCATTGTACTGACGGGATCAGCCATTGGTTCAAATATCGGCCAGTGGTTCAGGCTCAATTACAAAACCACGACTTTACTGATCGGATGCGGCGCTGCCGGAGCTATTGGCGGTATCTTTTCCGCGCCTGTAGCCGCTGTTGTTTTTGCGCTGGAAGTGCTCATGCTCGACCTGACCACCGCTTCCATTATCCCATTATTGATTTCAGCAGTGACAGCCACCGCTATATCCTGGCTGTTGATGGGTAAAGGAGCGGTATTCTCATTTACCGTAATGGATCCGCTCGTTTTACAGAACCTTCCCTATTATGTGGTGTTAGGGCTTTTCACAGGATTTATCGCTATTTATTTCACCAGAAGCACTAAATACATCGAAAATCTGATGGACAGGCTGGGGAAAACTTATCTGAGATGGGATAAAAAGAGCCGGAAATTTGTCAAAGAAGAAATTACCGGAAAAAGAATACTGGTTTTCCAACGCCTGATCATTGGCGGTAGCATTGTGGGATTGTTGATATTCCTTTGTCCGCCGTTGTTTGGAGAAGGTTATGAAGCATTAAAAATGATTCTCAGCGGCCGTTCGGCCGACCTGCTTAACGGAAGCGTATTTTATAACGTTAAAGACAACCAGTATTGGTTATTGGCCTTTTTATCCCTGGTACTGGTACTGAAAGTGATCGCTATGGCCGTCACCACCGGCAGTGGCGGAGTCGGAGGGATCTTTGCCCCTACGTTGTTCATGGGAGGTGTATCCGGATTCATTCTTGCCAAGGTCATCAACATGATCCCTATATTTTCCGTTAGTGACAAAAATTTCGTGATGGCCGGTATGGCCGGTATGATGGCCGGGGTTATGCATGCACCGCTGACCGCTATCTTCCTGATTACCGAAATCACGGGAGGACATGGCCTTTTTGTCCCGATAAGTTTCACGGCGGCCTTTTCATTCATTACCGCCCGTTACATCGAACCGCATTCGATCTACACCAGTCGCCTGGCAAAACGCGGCGAACTGATCACCCATGACAAAGACAAGGCCATCCTTACCCTACTTAAAACCAACAAATTGATCGAAAAAGATTTCATCACCGTACATCCTGAGGATACGTTGGGGGATCTGGTTAAATACATTTCAAAATCGAAACGAAACATCTTCCCTGTAATTGACCAAAACGCTAAATTCATAGGTGTCGTTTTACTGGATAATATCCGCAACATCATCTTCGAACCGGAACAGTATAAAGAAACGCTTGTATCCAGCCTTGTGACCCCTGCCCCATCCCTGATCGAGATCAACGAAACGATGGATGCCGTCATGAATAAATTTGAAAAAACAGGCGCCTGGAATCTACCGGTGGTGGAAAACGGAAAATATATCGGTTTTTTATCCAAATCCAAGATATTTTCCTCCTACAGGACGTTGTTGCAACAGTTTTATGAGGAATAA
- the nadB gene encoding L-aspartate oxidase — protein MKREVDFLVIGSGLAGLSFALKVAPYGKVCLVSKTGLDETNTCYAQGGIAAVTDESDSYEKHVADTLIAGDGLCTEEVVRMVVREAPEQIQQLIEWGTEFDRTGDGNFDLAREGGHSEHRILHHKDNTGFEIQRALSGMARNHPNIEILENHFAVDVITQHHLGKLVKRYHSDTECYGAYLLDIKKNKTFAMMARVTMMATGGTGNLYSTTTNPIIATGDGIAMVYRAKGIIDNMEFIQFHPTSLYHPGDKPSFLITEAMRGFGAVLRTIDGKEFMHKYDQRRSLAPRDIVARAIDNEMKVRGDDHVYLDATHTSHEGLKSHFPNIYEKCLSIGIDITKDFIPVIPAAHYQCGGIKVDMTGRSSINRLYAAGETTCTGLHGANRLASNSLIEAVVYANNAAMDAIRNFREYQVPDNIPDWNTEGTAHPEEMVLITQNYREMQQIMSNYVGIVRSNLRLKRAMDRLQIIYDETEALYAKTTLSIKLCELRNMINAGYLVIKSAQARRESIGLHYNIDYPHSQPLYQTL, from the coding sequence ATGAAGCGCGAAGTTGATTTTCTGGTAATCGGATCGGGACTGGCCGGATTAAGTTTTGCCTTAAAGGTAGCCCCTTACGGTAAAGTGTGCCTGGTAAGCAAAACCGGTCTGGACGAGACCAATACCTGTTATGCACAGGGAGGTATAGCGGCGGTAACTGATGAAAGTGATTCTTATGAAAAACATGTTGCCGATACGTTGATTGCCGGAGACGGCCTTTGCACTGAAGAAGTGGTACGAATGGTTGTTCGTGAAGCCCCCGAACAGATCCAACAGCTCATTGAGTGGGGCACAGAATTCGACCGGACGGGTGACGGTAATTTTGACCTTGCCCGGGAAGGCGGACACAGTGAACACAGAATACTACACCACAAAGACAACACCGGGTTTGAGATACAGCGGGCTTTATCGGGAATGGCCCGTAACCACCCGAATATCGAAATCCTGGAGAACCATTTTGCCGTAGATGTGATCACACAACATCATCTGGGAAAACTGGTAAAAAGATACCATTCCGATACCGAATGCTACGGAGCCTATTTGTTGGACATCAAAAAGAACAAAACTTTTGCCATGATGGCCAGGGTAACCATGATGGCCACCGGAGGTACAGGTAACCTGTACTCTACCACGACCAACCCGATCATTGCCACAGGAGACGGGATCGCCATGGTTTATCGCGCCAAGGGCATCATCGACAATATGGAGTTCATCCAGTTTCATCCTACTTCATTGTATCATCCGGGAGACAAACCATCTTTCCTGATCACAGAGGCTATGCGTGGATTTGGTGCCGTGTTGCGTACCATCGACGGTAAGGAATTCATGCATAAATACGACCAGCGAAGATCCCTGGCTCCCCGTGATATTGTGGCAAGGGCTATCGATAATGAAATGAAGGTAAGGGGTGACGACCACGTATACCTCGACGCTACACATACCTCACACGAAGGCTTGAAAAGCCACTTTCCGAATATTTACGAAAAATGCCTGAGTATCGGTATCGATATCACCAAAGATTTTATTCCTGTAATTCCGGCCGCTCATTACCAATGTGGCGGAATCAAAGTAGATATGACGGGACGGAGCAGTATCAACCGGCTTTACGCTGCAGGAGAAACGACCTGTACAGGATTACATGGAGCCAACAGGCTGGCATCCAATTCACTGATTGAAGCTGTGGTGTATGCAAATAATGCGGCCATGGATGCCATCAGGAATTTCAGGGAGTACCAAGTTCCAGACAATATTCCTGATTGGAATACCGAAGGAACGGCCCATCCGGAAGAAATGGTATTGATTACACAGAATTACAGGGAAATGCAGCAAATCATGAGTAACTATGTCGGTATTGTTCGTTCCAATCTCCGCTTAAAAAGAGCCATGGACAGGTTGCAGATCATTTATGACGAAACGGAAGCGCTGTACGCCAAAACCACCCTTTCAATCAAGCTCTGCGAACTCCGCAATATGATCAATGCCGGATACCTGGTCATCAAAAGCGCACAGGCCCGGCGTGAAAGTATCGGATTGCATTACAATATCGATTATCCTCATTCCCAACCTTTATACCAAACATTATAA
- the ribD gene encoding bifunctional diaminohydroxyphosphoribosylaminopyrimidine deaminase/5-amino-6-(5-phosphoribosylamino)uracil reductase RibD, whose amino-acid sequence MSVSSVIHKKYMRRCIELARNAAGYTAPNPMVGCVIVCDDEIIGEGYHRKYGEPHAEVNAIRSVEKKELLSRSTLYVNLEPCSHYGKTPPCSDLIIAHHIPDVVTGSFDPNPLVAGKGIERLRTAGCRVTENVLKKESDWLNVRFMTYHLKKRPFVLLKWAQTTDGFIDVIRNEYATGRPTWITKGFERTLAHKWRSEESAIMVGTNTAFLDNPMLNLRQWKGHIPLRIVIDRKLRLPSSLHLFDGSQPTLVFTEKKTENTSFAEYATIPFDQRLPYHILDELYRRNTTSVLIEGGTQLLQTFINEGLWDEARIFTGKTNFGNGIKAPEIHAPYDEEHYYRDSKLEVIRNISI is encoded by the coding sequence ATGTCCGTATCTTCAGTCATCCACAAAAAGTATATGCGCCGGTGTATCGAACTGGCCCGGAATGCTGCCGGATATACTGCACCGAATCCGATGGTGGGATGTGTGATCGTATGTGATGATGAAATTATCGGTGAAGGATACCACCGTAAATACGGAGAACCTCATGCCGAAGTAAATGCGATCCGCTCCGTTGAAAAAAAAGAACTGTTATCCCGTTCCACGCTTTATGTAAACCTTGAGCCATGTTCCCACTATGGAAAAACCCCTCCATGCTCTGATCTCATCATAGCTCATCATATACCCGATGTCGTAACAGGAAGTTTTGATCCTAATCCGCTGGTAGCCGGAAAAGGTATCGAACGGCTACGTACTGCCGGATGCCGGGTAACCGAAAATGTCTTAAAAAAAGAAAGCGACTGGTTAAATGTCCGGTTCATGACCTACCATCTGAAAAAAAGGCCGTTCGTGTTGCTTAAATGGGCCCAGACGACAGATGGCTTCATCGATGTGATACGTAATGAATATGCAACCGGACGTCCTACCTGGATCACAAAAGGTTTTGAACGGACACTGGCACACAAATGGCGTTCGGAAGAAAGCGCCATCATGGTAGGCACCAACACGGCTTTCCTGGATAACCCGATGCTAAATTTACGCCAATGGAAAGGGCATATCCCGCTACGGATTGTGATAGACCGGAAGTTACGGCTTCCTTCTTCCCTGCATCTGTTCGACGGAAGTCAGCCAACTCTGGTATTCACAGAAAAAAAGACAGAAAATACTTCTTTTGCCGAATATGCCACCATCCCTTTCGACCAACGGCTGCCCTACCATATCCTGGATGAATTATACCGGCGAAATACGACCTCTGTACTTATCGAAGGAGGTACCCAATTACTCCAGACCTTTATAAACGAAGGTCTTTGGGATGAAGCCCGCATTTTCACCGGCAAGACAAATTTTGGTAATGGTATTAAAGCTCCTGAGATTCATGCACCGTACGATGAAGAACATTATTACCGTGACAGTAAACTGGAAGTCATCCGCAACATAAGTATCTGA
- the xseB gene encoding exodeoxyribonuclease VII small subunit gives MAKKELNYSESIEEIERILEKIEQGETDVDELTEEIKRAAKLLHSCKEKLFKTEQEVSKIIHPEE, from the coding sequence ATGGCTAAAAAAGAATTGAATTATAGCGAATCAATAGAAGAAATTGAACGCATTCTGGAAAAAATAGAGCAAGGGGAAACTGATGTTGACGAATTGACGGAAGAGATCAAGCGTGCAGCTAAATTATTACACAGTTGTAAAGAAAAACTGTTTAAAACAGAACAGGAAGTATCGAAAATCATCCATCCGGAAGAATAA